In one Vidua chalybeata isolate OUT-0048 chromosome 4, bVidCha1 merged haplotype, whole genome shotgun sequence genomic region, the following are encoded:
- the AUP1 gene encoding lipid droplet-regulating VLDL assembly factor AUP1 gives MEPPAAPGPERLFDSHRFPTDGFLLLALLLYAPVGLCLLVLRVFIGVHVFLVSCALPDSVVRRFIVRVMCSVLGLLVRQSDPRLRGAGARVFIANHVTPFDHNVVSLLTSCNTPALSGAPGFICWSRGFMELGVTGSRAELVDSLKEYSAHQGNPPLLLFPEEAATNGRAGLLRFSSWPFSILDEVQPVALQVRRPLVAVSVADSSWITELLWTFFVPFTVYQVRWMPSVPRRADERSEDFALRVQELLAMELGVVSTRITAADRTEHMKRLRHTARLPFAPALSQRPAARPRVPPSLPGGAPEDVRVVAMAQQVKEVLPHVPLEVIRTDLVQTNCVDTTIANLLEGRVPFFPESKEAGDLPAPSTSQAAAASGIQGSVAAPSSKPAPKQFAKSPVERHLSLQERKRALYNYARRRFAEKHGAARAGGSP, from the exons ATGGAAccgcccgcggccccgggcCCCGAGCGGCTCTTCGACTCGCACCG gttCCCGACCGATGGGttcctgctcctggccctgctgctctACGCCCCCGTGGGGCTCTGCCTGCTCGTCTTGCGCGTCTTCATCGGCGTCCACGTCTTCCTGGTCAGCTGCGCCCTGCCCGACAGCGTCGTGCGCCG GTTCATTGTCCGCGTGATGTGCTCCGTGCTGGGGTTGCTGGTGCGTCAGAGCGACCCTCGGCTGCGCGGGGCCGGCGCCAGGGTCTTCATTGCCAACCACGTCACCCCCTTCGACCACAACGTCGTCAGCCTGCTCACCTCCTGCAACACG cctgccctgAGCGGTGCCCCAGGGTTCATCTGCTGGTCTCGGGGATTCATGGAGCTGGGAGTGACAGGCAGCCGTGCGGAGCTGGTGGATTCCTTGAAGGAATACTCGGCCCACCAAGGGAacccaccactgctgctgttcccagagGAGGCGGCCACCAACGGCAGGGCCGGGCTGCTCCGCTTCAG ctcctggcccttcTCCATCCTGGATGAGGTCCAGCCTGTTGCCCTGCAGGTCCGGAGGCCGTTGGTGGCTGTG AGTGTGGCTGACTCCTCCTGgatcacagagctgctctggaccTTCTTTGTTCCCTTCACAGTTTATCAAGTAAG GTGGATGCCGTCTGTCCCCAGACGAGCGGACGAGCGGAGTGAGGACTTTGCGCTCCGAGTTCAGGAG CTCTTGGCCATGGAGCTGGGTGTGGTATCCACACGGATCACCGCTGCCGACAGGACCGAGCACATGAAGAGGCTGAGGCACACAGCACGGCTGCCCTTTGCCCCAG CCTTGAGCCAGCGCCCGGCAGCCCGGCCCAGGGTGCCCCCCAGCCTGCCCGGGGGTGCTCCCGAGGACGTGAGGGTCGTGGCCATGGCACAGCAGGTCAAGGAGGTGCTGCCTCACGTGCCCTTGGAGGTCATCAGGACAGACCTGG TCCAAACCAACTGTGTGGACACCACCATTGCCAACTTGCTGGAGGGGAGAGTTCCCTTCTTCCCTGAGAGTAAAGAGGCTGGAGACCTGCCTGCCCCATCTAcctcccaggctgcagctgcttctggcatCCAGGGCTCTGTGGCTGCGCCTTCTTCCAAG CCGGCTCCAAAGCAGTTTGCAAAGTCCCCCGTGGAGCGTCACCTGTCCTTGCAGGAGAGGAAACGAGCCTTGTACAACTACGCCAGGAG GCGGTTCGCTGAGAAGCACGGCGCGGCAAGGGCCGGCGGCAGCCCCTGA
- the LOC128786992 gene encoding BCL2/adenovirus E1B 19 kDa protein-interacting protein 3-like yields the protein MGARGRHVTVSGGGCARSTRGAMAGAGDDGSWVELRCGSGCPEPEPAPSPFSCHADVERMLLEAQLETESSDGALLVLGSPAWDDDGASHGSDQPGESEVLPAHSQPQPGCPYPRQRDVPEEAKWRQRRLTASLGWACTRCPRYLSPEEFAFVCSPQPVLWSLQGGAVGRKKKLFSSELLLLFIPSLLLSHLLTLGLGIYIGKRLAASSASPL from the exons ATGGGGGCTCGCGGGCGTCACGTGACTGTCAGCGGCGGGGGCTGCGCGCGGAGCACCCGCGGGGCCATGGCGGGAGCCGGCGACGACG GCTCCTGGGTGGAGCTGCGGTGTGGCTCAGGCTGCCCGGAGCCCGAGCCGGCGCCTTCGCCGTTCTCCTGCCACGCCGACGTGGAGCGGATGCTGCTGGAGGCCCAGCTGGAGACAGAGAGCAGTGACGG GGCCCTGCTCGTGCTGGGCTCCCCAGCCTGGGATGACGACGGAGCCAGCCACGGGAGCGATCAGCCAGGGGAGAGTGAGGTgctgcctgcccacagccagccccagccgGGCTGCCCCTACCCCCGGCAG AGGGATGTGCCAGAGGAAGCCAAGTGGAGGCAGCGACGCCTGACAGCgtccctgggctgggcctgtACCCGCTGCCCTCGGTACCTGTCTCCAGA ggaatttgCCTTTGTGTGCTCCCCCCAGCCAGTGCTGTGGAGCCTGCAGGGAGGTGCAgtggggaggaagaagaaactgttcagttcagagctgctgctgctcttcatcCCCTCGCTCCTGCTCAGCCACCTGCTgaccctggggctggg GATCTACATTGGGAAGCGCCTGGCAGCCTCCTCAGCCAGCCctctgtga
- the LOC128786883 gene encoding basic proline-rich protein-like: MVSREPVPGPAPAGEGSQEKAMTVRSVLLNRDSPDIESRLKRRRNRTQQVRFKDLVEAGAGRADSPPPGPAAGPGHNTARASPPPRDPPEPAALRASRRSWPQAQPGSLTLPIPRKACMSTAIQTSPSLQKPFPAPQPRSKSVCDVAEEDAVLPAAASARCPAAAVPTVASWAVPPRAPGSLPAQERTAVLAQHAKVRRTPPPPPPRDPPPPYQGTAGCPAARCAPPVQSCTPEPCPPPPACAQLRGSPRGNHGVTPRPASVPCGQPRPPSEQRGLGRSDSERTLPCGRPAPPCQPSPHRRQPVPATDTHGLRQPPQGNPPRDPPPPQHQLCATLWGGPCCASPAPIPAAPGWHSSAAGTPDKTPAVLGTCSRLRAAEPGHGWAGPEGPREPLSTAPQGPSVGAQAAGWAAEAPRHGQPCRAAEAPDTLQRVQDLLQLVVVAKGPVGPPARDEDARTSQGEGPRGPGEQGDLHSQLQSLEGVLETSQQTIRVLLDVIQDLEKKEAQRDGRHSYRTGQDIANCGTCRDCACIIYSVEHDFRQQEGRFQRVLSHIEGDTGPSSPPTALGAAGVALGAAGTTSPPRQEPSPVSRLPAKLDVKKSRRKCFWFL; the protein is encoded by the exons ATGGTCAGCCGTGAGCCcgtgcccggcccggcccccgccggcGAGGGCAGCCAGGAGAAAGCCATGACGGTGCGCTCGGTGCTGCTCAACCGCGACTCGCCCGACATCGAGAGCCGCCTCAAGCGCCGGCGCAACCGCACGCAGCAGGTCCGCTTCAAGGACCTGGTGGAggccggcgcggggcgggcggacAGCCCCCCGCCCGGGCCCGCGGCCGGCCCCGGCCACAACACCGCACGTGCCTCGCCgccccccagggacccccctgAGCCGGCGGCTCTCCGTGCCTCGCGGCGCAGCTGGCCCCAGGCGCAGCCGGGCTCGCTGACGCTGCCCATACCCAGGAAGGCGTGCATGAGCACCGCCATCCAGACCTCCCCCAGCCTCCAGAAGCCCTTCCcggccccccagccccgcagcaAGAGCGTCTGCGATGTGGCGGAGGAGGATGCGGTACTGCCCGCCGCGGCGAGCGCCCGGTGCCCGGCAGCGGCCGTGCCCACCGTGGCCAGCTGGGCCGTGCCCCCGCGGGCCCCCGGCAGCCTCCCCGCCCAGGAGCGCACCGCGGTCCTCGCCCAGCACGCCAAGGTGCGCCGCACACCACCACCGCCAccacccagggacccccctCCCCCTTACCAGGGCACGGCCggctgccccgctgcccgcTGCGCCCCTCCGGTGCAAAGCTGCACCCCCGAGCCCTGCCCgccacccccagcctgtgcccagctccGCGGGAGCCCCCGGGGCAACCACGGGGTCACCCCCCGCCCGGCCTCCGTGCCCTGCGGCCAGCCCCGGCCGCCCTCCGAGCAGCGGGGGCTCGGCCGGAGCGACTCGGAGCGGACCCTGCCCTGCGGCCGCCCGGCGCCCCCGTGCCAGCCCTCGCCGCACCGCCGGCAGCCCGTCCCCGCCACGGACACCCACGGCCTCCGGCAGCCACCTCAGGGCAACCCCCCGCGGGACCCCCCGCCaccccagcaccagctctgcGCCACGCTGTGGGGGGGGCCCTGCTGCGCCTCGCCAGCCCCCATCCCAGCAGCGCCGGGCTGGCACAGCTCGGCCGCCGGCACGCCGGACAAGACACCAGCTGTCCTCGGCACCTGCAGCCGGCTCCGCGCCGCCGAACCCGGGCATGGCTGGGCAGGACCCGAGGGGCCCAGGGAGCCGCTGtccacagccccacagggcCCCAGCGTGGGGGCACAAGCGGCCGGGTGGGCAGCGGAGGCCCCCCGGCACGGACAGCCCTGCCGAGCCGCCGAGGCGCCGGACACGCTGCAGCGCGTCCAGGACCTTCTGCAGCTGGTGGTGGTGGCCAAGGGGCCGGTGGGACCACCAGCGAGGGATGAGGACGCCCGGACATCTCAGGGAGAGGGCCCCCGGGGGCCCGGGGAGCAGGGGGAcctgcattcccagctgcagTCCCTGGAAGGGGTGCTGGAGACCAGCCAGCAAACCATCCGGGTGCTGCTGGACGTCATCCAGGACCTGGAGAAGAAGGAGGCGCAGAGGGATGG GCGACACTCGTACCGGACCGGGCAGGACATCGCCAACTGCGGGACCTGCCGGGACTGTGCCTGCATCATCTACAG CGTGGAGCACGATTTCCGACAGCAGGAAGGTCGCTTCCAGCGGGTGCTGAGCCACATCGAGGGCGACACGGGGCCGAGCTCCCCCCCGACGGCGCTGGGGGCGGCGGGGGTGGCGCTGGGGGCGGCGGGGACCACCTCACCGCCCAGGCAGGAGCCGTCGCCCGTGTCGAGGCTGCCGGCAAAGCTGGACGTGAAGAAATCCCGGCGCAAATGCTTCTGGTTCCTGTGA